The genomic segment ATCTGCCGCAAGAAGGTGAGCTTCATACTGGACGCCGACATCCGGTCGTTCTTCGATGAGATCAGTCATGACTGGCTGATCCGCTTCCTGGAGCACCGGATCGGCGACCGGCGCATCATCCGCCTGATCCAGAAATGGCTGAAGGCGGGCGTGCTCGAAGACGGGGTCGTCATGGTTAGTGACAGGGGGACGGGGCAGGGATCGGTGATCTCGCCGCTGCTTGCCAACGTCTACTTGCACTACGCCCTCGACCTATGGACCGAGCGCTGGCGACGGCGTGAGGCCACGGGCGACATGATCATCGTGCGCTATGCCGACGACTTTATCATCGGCTTCCAGCACGAGGAGGACGCCCGGCGCTTCCTGGACGAGATGCGCGAGCGGTTGAGGGAGTTTGCGTTGTCGCTGCATCCCGAGAAGACCCGGTTGATCGAGTTCGGACGCTTCGCGGCAGAACGCCGCCTGCGGCGCGGGCTCGGCAAGCCGGAGACTTTCGACTTCCTGGGCTTTACCTTCATCTGTGGCAAGACCCGCTCCGGCAAATTCCAGCTTCGGCGGAAGAGCCGGCGGGACCGCATGAAGGCGAAGCTGCGGATGATCAAGGAGGAGCTGCGGCAGCGCATGCACCAGTCGATCCCCGTGCAGGGGCGCTGGCTGAGGCGGGTCGTGGGCGGCTACTTCAACTACCATGCCGTGCCGACCAACGCGCGTGCCCTGGACGCGTTCCGGCACCATGTCACCGACCTCTGGCGGCGCACGCTACGGCGTCGCAGTCAGAAGGATCGGATGACGTGGGAGCGGATGATGCAACTGGTGGACGCGTGGCTCCCGAAACCAAGCATCCTACATCCCTGGCCGAGCGATCGCTTTGCCGTCACACACCCGAGGTGGGAGCCGCATGCGGGAAAGTCGCACGTGCGGTTCTGTGCGGGGGGCGCGTGATGAAACACGCGTCCCTACCGCTCCTGCCGCCCGCGCTCCTCGCCCGCGCCGACGAGGTGATCGAGTGAAGCGCCGGGAGTTCATAGCCCTACTCGGTGGCGCGGCGCTGTGGCCCATTGGGGCGCGCGCGCAGCAGTCCGCGCT from the Candidatus Saccharimonadia bacterium genome contains:
- the ltrA gene encoding group II intron reverse transcriptase/maturase; the protein is MMHGAEKSGLVIVAGKPANKAEQPAPEGSAAMLNAAEPVERRAGTKGNADQQSTRRTQSRVSVSQALERIRQVARERRKERFTALFHHIGIELLAEAFCELKADAAPGVDQLTWKDYEADLGRNLEDLHDRVQRGAYRALPSRRVYIPKPDGRQRPLAVAALEDKIVQRAVVTLLNAIYEEDFLGFSCGFRPGRGTHDALDALCVGICRKKVSFILDADIRSFFDEISHDWLIRFLEHRIGDRRIIRLIQKWLKAGVLEDGVVMVSDRGTGQGSVISPLLANVYLHYALDLWTERWRRREATGDMIIVRYADDFIIGFQHEEDARRFLDEMRERLREFALSLHPEKTRLIEFGRFAAERRLRRGLGKPETFDFLGFTFICGKTRSGKFQLRRKSRRDRMKAKLRMIKEELRQRMHQSIPVQGRWLRRVVGGYFNYHAVPTNARALDAFRHHVTDLWRRTLRRRSQKDRMTWERMMQLVDAWLPKPSILHPWPSDRFAVTHPRWEPHAGKSHVRFCAGGA